In a single window of the Leptolyngbyaceae cyanobacterium genome:
- a CDS encoding CAP domain-containing protein gives MQKQFPLTLLGIVCLAGGIAGCNSVIEIEQIKPTQQPTVTRSPESSAPKTSPSNSISALEKAIFDQVNQYRKSQNLSALTLDSRISAQAKLHSEAMANGKVDFGHGGFEDRVKAIAKSIPYRSASENVAFNQGYSDPATKAVDGWLKSPGHLKNIQGNFDLTGIAVVKNAQNEYYFTQIFIRRSRYGF, from the coding sequence ATGCAAAAACAATTTCCGTTAACTTTATTAGGAATCGTTTGTCTTGCTGGTGGTATTGCAGGGTGTAATTCTGTCATAGAAATCGAGCAAATTAAACCTACCCAACAACCTACCGTGACGAGATCTCCTGAATCCTCAGCGCCGAAAACATCCCCATCTAATTCTATAAGTGCTTTGGAAAAAGCGATTTTTGACCAAGTAAATCAATATCGCAAATCCCAAAACCTATCCGCCTTGACTCTCGACTCCCGCATTAGCGCACAAGCAAAGCTACATAGCGAAGCAATGGCTAATGGTAAAGTTGATTTCGGTCATGGGGGATTTGAAGATAGAGTAAAAGCGATCGCAAAATCGATTCCTTATCGAAGCGCCTCTGAAAATGTCGCTTTCAATCAAGGTTATAGCGATCCGGCTACCAAAGCAGTTGATGGGTGGTTAAAAAGTCCCGGTCATTTGAAAAATATTCAAGGTAATTTTGATTTGACTGGGATAGCTGTTGTCAAAAACGCTCAAAACGAGTACTACTTTACCCAAATTTTTATTCGTCGTTCTCGATATGGATTTTGA
- a CDS encoding ribonuclease D, translating into MSKTLKTSTTLPKFLFVVLDMDFEEDFQVCDRDLSDARLSQYLQAEAVAVDTETMGLLPHRDRLCLVQLFSPGYLTVIRIPKGQTEAPNLKKLMEAQNVSKVFHFARFDVAQLRHNLGIQVAPVFCTKIASKLARTYTQRHGLKDLIQELEKVELDKTAQSSDWGNAENLSEQQLRYAANDVRYLLNARDKLIAMLKREERWELAQECFQCLSTIVQLDLLLYKDVFEH; encoded by the coding sequence TTGTCAAAAACGCTCAAAACGAGTACTACTTTACCCAAATTTTTATTCGTCGTTCTCGATATGGATTTTGAAGAAGATTTCCAGGTTTGCGATCGCGACCTTTCCGACGCCAGATTATCTCAATATTTGCAAGCAGAAGCCGTAGCAGTCGATACCGAAACGATGGGATTGTTACCCCATCGCGATCGCTTGTGTTTAGTGCAGTTATTTTCTCCCGGATACTTAACTGTTATTCGCATTCCTAAAGGACAAACAGAAGCGCCAAACTTAAAAAAATTAATGGAAGCGCAGAATGTCTCAAAAGTGTTTCATTTTGCCAGGTTTGATGTTGCTCAATTGCGTCATAATTTAGGCATTCAAGTAGCACCCGTATTCTGCACCAAAATTGCCAGCAAATTAGCTAGAACTTATACTCAAAGACACGGTTTAAAAGATTTAATTCAAGAGTTAGAAAAAGTTGAATTAGACAAAACCGCCCAAAGTTCCGATTGGGGAAATGCAGAAAACTTATCCGAACAACAACTGCGTTACGCTGCTAATGATGTACGTTATCTTCTCAATGCTCGCGATAAACTAATTGCCATGCTCAAACGGGAAGAACGATGGGAACTTGCCCAGGAGTGTTTTCAGTGTCTATCTACGATCGTGCAACTAGATTTACTCCTTTACAAGGACGTATTTGAACATTGA
- a CDS encoding ABC transporter ATP-binding protein, with protein MIILAASHLNKSYTNKGQTLTAVRDVSIQMNAGEVLAFLGPNGAGKTTCIKMIAGLIQPDDGSVRIGDYDPHSQPKALKLLGAVLEGNRNLYWRLTPEENLEYFGVLRGLSQRVARQRGNLLLERFNLSHKRRAQVQSLSRGMQQKLAVAVALIHQPQLLLLDEPTLGLDVEATIDVKQLVREVAAEGCAILLTTHQLAIAEELSDRVAIINNGEIVVQEPTEELIRQFSGNAYSIELETAIDPERRNRLESLEAIIQTEQSIRVPRENILYQVLEILKPLPLLKVEKDRANLSDVFLKLVREGKNG; from the coding sequence ATGATTATTCTAGCTGCAAGTCACCTAAATAAATCTTACACCAATAAAGGACAAACACTCACTGCGGTGCGAGATGTTTCTATTCAAATGAATGCGGGTGAAGTATTAGCATTTCTAGGGCCAAATGGAGCCGGAAAAACCACTTGCATTAAAATGATTGCAGGGCTAATTCAACCCGATGATGGCTCGGTACGCATTGGTGATTACGACCCCCACAGCCAACCAAAAGCATTGAAATTGTTAGGTGCAGTCTTAGAAGGTAACCGCAATCTTTACTGGCGATTAACACCAGAAGAAAACTTAGAATATTTTGGGGTATTGCGAGGATTGAGCCAGCGAGTTGCCCGTCAAAGAGGTAATTTATTATTAGAAAGATTTAATCTCAGCCACAAACGACGCGCTCAAGTTCAATCCCTGTCACGGGGAATGCAGCAAAAACTTGCTGTTGCCGTAGCTTTAATCCATCAACCCCAATTGTTATTGTTGGATGAACCGACATTAGGATTAGATGTGGAAGCTACGATCGATGTCAAGCAATTGGTACGGGAAGTGGCGGCTGAGGGATGTGCTATTTTGCTGACTACTCATCAATTAGCGATCGCAGAAGAGCTTTCCGATCGAGTTGCAATTATTAACAATGGAGAAATTGTCGTCCAAGAGCCTACTGAGGAGCTAATTCGGCAATTTTCTGGTAATGCTTACTCGATCGAATTGGAAACTGCGATCGATCCAGAACGCAGAAATCGTTTGGAAAGTTTAGAAGCCATCATTCAAACCGAGCAAAGTATCCGCGTACCCCGCGAAAATATCCTTTACCAAGTATTAGAAATTCTCAAACCATTACCTTTATTAAAAGTGGAAAAAGACCGAGCTAACTTGAGCGATGTTTTCTTGAAATTAGTACGGGAAGGAAAAAATGGTTAA
- a CDS encoding ABC transporter permease: MVKLFLAELKREWIILRRYFVETFSFVIGLTIIFYGLFESTRFIAGPGVQMGDRLDSIIIGYVLWSFCLFILGDIAGGLQQEAQTGTLEQLFLSPFGAAQIFLTRAVANLTIQIIINLSILSIIIALTGSQLSFPPTLLLPLFTVLLGAYGLALAMGSLALLIKRVQQVLGIFQFVLFFLLLIPVENWAKSASFLQWLLPMTPGAGLLRAVMARGESLNLVGFLLALLNGAVYFSLGLFLFRFAEREAKRKGQLGGY, translated from the coding sequence ATGGTTAAGTTATTTCTGGCAGAACTGAAACGCGAATGGATTATCCTGCGCCGCTATTTTGTAGAAACTTTCAGTTTCGTAATCGGCTTAACAATTATATTTTACGGCTTGTTTGAAAGTACTCGCTTTATTGCTGGCCCTGGCGTGCAGATGGGCGATCGCTTAGACTCAATTATCATTGGTTACGTACTTTGGTCTTTTTGTTTGTTTATTTTGGGCGATATCGCTGGAGGACTGCAACAAGAAGCGCAAACAGGTACGTTAGAACAACTTTTTCTTTCTCCTTTTGGGGCAGCGCAAATTTTTCTGACCAGAGCAGTTGCTAATTTAACAATTCAAATAATCATCAATCTCTCCATTCTTTCGATCATTATAGCACTCACAGGTAGCCAACTTTCTTTTCCCCCAACCCTATTGCTACCTCTGTTTACAGTGCTGCTTGGTGCTTATGGATTAGCATTAGCAATGGGGTCTTTAGCTTTGTTGATCAAACGAGTGCAGCAAGTGTTAGGCATATTTCAATTTGTGCTATTTTTTCTGCTGCTAATACCTGTAGAAAACTGGGCAAAGTCTGCTAGTTTTTTACAATGGTTGTTACCGATGACGCCGGGAGCGGGATTGCTCAGAGCAGTGATGGCACGAGGAGAATCATTAAATTTAGTAGGATTTTTGTTAGCATTGCTCAACGGTGCTGTTTATTTTAGTTTGGGTTTGTTTTTGTTTCGTTTCGCAGAACGAGAAGCCAAGCGTAAGGGGCAATTGGGAGGATATTAA
- a CDS encoding rhodanese-like domain-containing protein encodes MSRFLNLFPAPPPLKAQSLVYDLKARLDWGEPGLTIIDVRDRDEFHQSHILGAVPMPMNELVDRALNCLELTRDIYVYGDTDEESAQAATKLRSAGYLNVSQIRGGLPAWKAVGFPVEAIPVVC; translated from the coding sequence ATGAGTCGGTTTCTCAACTTATTTCCTGCCCCGCCCCCTCTGAAAGCTCAGTCTTTGGTTTACGATTTGAAAGCGCGACTTGACTGGGGAGAACCGGGGTTAACGATTATTGACGTGCGCGATCGCGATGAATTCCACCAAAGTCACATCCTGGGTGCTGTCCCCATGCCGATGAACGAATTAGTCGATCGCGCTTTGAACTGTCTCGAACTTACCCGCGATATCTACGTTTACGGCGATACCGACGAAGAAAGCGCCCAAGCCGCAACGAAATTGCGATCGGCTGGATATCTCAACGTTTCTCAAATTAGAGGCGGACTTCCTGCCTGGAAAGCAGTTGGCTTCCCTGTTGAAGCAATTCCGGTAGTTTGTTAA
- a CDS encoding ATP-binding protein, producing MKLAFRFNRIDIALFLGAFLLALLTGLPFNSTLSRVEYRTVAELPPVEITQGWQYRWGDLPIDDAGVPILDNQNAASSEWKPLKVPAKLTKPTGEKFIWFRVNLPAGDWKHPGVDIRGVASVLEIYLNNQLIRKLGEINQAGNIKATNDIWPIIPIEPDFAGKTLLFRSYVAEVPYVAIGKLTNVTVGSLSTLVNRLIRQNIIEFVLGFFFLIIGLSCLTIYTFNQKIKEYFAFGLLTLGNAILSLSGNFITYNFLLPYNPFISFVVQLVCFHSLPIGVCLFFERVFDDGGRFIVRRLWQVYLIFALTSLPFNIVNIHTVPRTVKLAYVGMILIILILFAKATKFAIKGNFEAKLMTAAFIVLGLFALFDILKNLDIIWMNFPVEMYSIGTLIFILILGIILERRFMETRKKMRLYFRELEDKNETLERVDKLKDEFLANTSHELRTPLNGIIGIAESMIDGATGKLTKQQVKNLATIVSSGKRLTNLVNDILDFAKLKNKNIELQIRPVDMRTIADVILTVCQPLIGQKNLQLINQIPVDIPAVDADENRVQQIMYNLIGNAIKFTDAGEVTVLAEVVNENLEITIADTGIGITADKLERIFESFEQADGSTARQYGGTGLGLAVTKKLVQLHGGEIRVESTVGNGSRFTFNLPISQTPIEETPEASLSLRDLPEISDIADEEIIDGQLIATGNGDFKILIVDDEPVNLQVLVNHLSLQNYAISQASNGLDALTAIENGFLPDLILLDVMMPKMTGYEVCEKIRERFPASQLPVVFLTANNQMSETMEWFGYGANDYLVKPISKNELLARIKTHIHLAKINTAYARFVPHEFLRFLEKETILDVKLGDQVQKEMTILFSDIRSFTTLSETMTPKDNFNFINSYLKRVGPVIRDHHGFIDKYIGDAVMALFPETAEDALQAAINMQKQVFLYNQHRHNSGYPPIAIGVGLHTGILMLGTIGEEQRMESTVISDAVNLASRMEGLTSLYGVGIAISEKTLFCLSQPEKYNIRFLGRVRVKGKTAPVAVFEVYDADPEPMLQLKTETRAEFEEAVYLYHQQKWVQAQVIFQDLLHRNEQDKAVKLYLDRCQQWQKYGISKDWEGIETLEEKS from the coding sequence ATGAAGCTAGCATTTCGGTTCAACCGCATCGATATAGCTTTGTTTTTAGGAGCTTTCTTGCTAGCTTTGCTAACTGGGCTTCCTTTTAACAGCACCTTGAGTAGGGTTGAATATCGCACCGTTGCAGAATTGCCGCCAGTAGAAATTACTCAAGGCTGGCAATATCGATGGGGTGATTTGCCGATCGATGATGCAGGCGTGCCAATTTTGGATAATCAAAATGCGGCATCATCTGAATGGAAGCCCTTAAAAGTTCCTGCCAAACTAACCAAACCAACGGGAGAAAAATTCATTTGGTTTCGCGTCAATTTACCAGCTGGAGACTGGAAACATCCAGGCGTAGATATTCGAGGCGTAGCATCAGTATTGGAAATTTATTTAAATAATCAGTTAATTCGTAAGTTAGGAGAAATCAACCAAGCCGGTAATATTAAAGCTACTAATGATATTTGGCCTATAATACCTATTGAGCCTGATTTTGCCGGAAAAACCCTGCTTTTTAGGAGTTATGTAGCAGAAGTACCTTATGTTGCAATTGGTAAGCTAACTAACGTAACCGTTGGTTCTTTATCAACACTGGTTAACAGATTAATTAGGCAAAATATTATTGAATTTGTTTTAGGATTTTTCTTTTTAATTATTGGATTATCTTGCCTTACCATCTACACGTTCAATCAAAAAATCAAAGAATATTTTGCTTTTGGCTTGCTCACTCTTGGCAATGCCATTTTATCCCTATCTGGTAACTTTATCACTTATAATTTTCTGTTACCTTACAATCCTTTCATTAGTTTTGTCGTTCAACTTGTTTGTTTTCATTCCCTACCGATCGGAGTTTGTTTATTCTTCGAGCGAGTCTTTGACGATGGTGGCAGGTTTATCGTTCGGCGGTTGTGGCAAGTTTACTTAATCTTTGCACTGACAAGTTTACCATTTAATATCGTTAATATTCATACGGTTCCCCGTACTGTCAAGTTAGCCTATGTGGGAATGATTTTAATAATTTTAATTTTATTTGCCAAGGCTACTAAATTTGCCATCAAGGGGAATTTTGAAGCAAAACTCATGACCGCTGCTTTTATTGTTTTAGGATTATTTGCTTTATTTGACATTCTAAAAAATTTAGATATTATATGGATGAATTTCCCTGTTGAAATGTATTCGATCGGCACGCTCATTTTTATTTTAATATTAGGGATTATCCTAGAACGTCGATTCATGGAGACGCGAAAAAAAATGCGTCTCTATTTTAGAGAATTAGAAGATAAAAACGAGACTTTGGAGCGCGTTGACAAACTAAAAGATGAATTTTTGGCTAACACTTCTCACGAACTAAGGACACCATTAAATGGTATTATTGGCATTGCCGAGTCAATGATTGATGGTGCGACGGGTAAGCTAACCAAGCAGCAAGTAAAAAATCTGGCTACGATCGTATCCAGTGGCAAACGTCTGACAAATTTAGTTAACGATATTTTAGATTTTGCCAAACTCAAAAATAAAAATATCGAACTGCAAATTAGACCCGTCGATATGCGAACGATCGCAGATGTGATTTTAACAGTTTGCCAGCCATTAATCGGGCAGAAAAATTTGCAATTAATCAATCAAATTCCGGTTGACATTCCAGCCGTAGATGCTGATGAAAACCGAGTACAACAAATCATGTATAACTTAATCGGTAATGCAATTAAATTTACTGATGCGGGTGAAGTTACCGTATTAGCAGAAGTAGTAAACGAAAATTTAGAAATTACCATTGCAGACACGGGAATTGGGATTACAGCCGATAAGTTAGAACGCATTTTTGAATCGTTTGAACAAGCAGATGGTTCCACGGCAAGACAGTACGGCGGTACGGGTTTGGGATTGGCAGTTACGAAAAAGTTAGTGCAGTTGCATGGGGGAGAAATTCGGGTAGAATCAACCGTTGGTAATGGTTCTAGGTTTACTTTTAATTTACCGATATCCCAAACTCCGATCGAAGAAACACCAGAGGCTTCCTTATCTTTAAGAGATTTACCAGAAATATCGGATATTGCTGATGAAGAAATTATCGATGGGCAATTAATCGCTACTGGTAACGGAGATTTCAAAATTTTAATCGTGGATGACGAACCTGTTAACCTGCAAGTTTTAGTTAATCACTTGTCATTACAAAACTATGCTATTTCACAAGCGTCCAATGGTTTAGATGCTTTAACAGCCATTGAAAACGGTTTTTTGCCAGATTTGATTTTATTAGACGTAATGATGCCTAAAATGACTGGTTATGAAGTGTGTGAAAAAATTCGCGAACGGTTTCCGGCAAGTCAATTACCCGTAGTGTTTTTAACGGCGAACAATCAAATGTCAGAAACGATGGAATGGTTCGGTTACGGTGCAAATGATTATTTGGTTAAACCAATCTCAAAAAATGAATTACTAGCGCGAATTAAAACTCATATTCATTTAGCCAAAATTAATACTGCCTATGCCCGATTCGTTCCTCATGAATTTCTCCGTTTTCTAGAAAAAGAAACCATTTTGGACGTAAAACTGGGCGATCAAGTACAGAAAGAAATGACGATTCTGTTTTCCGATATTCGTTCGTTTACTACTCTCTCGGAAACTATGACACCGAAAGATAATTTTAATTTTATTAACTCATATTTGAAGAGAGTTGGCCCGGTGATTCGCGATCATCATGGTTTTATCGATAAGTATATAGGGGATGCGGTGATGGCGCTGTTTCCCGAAACGGCGGAAGATGCTTTGCAGGCAGCTATTAATATGCAAAAGCAGGTATTTTTGTATAATCAGCATCGTCACAATAGCGGTTATCCACCAATTGCGATCGGCGTGGGATTGCACACTGGCATTTTGATGCTAGGTACGATCGGAGAAGAACAGCGAATGGAAAGTACCGTGATTTCCGATGCCGTTAATTTAGCGTCTCGCATGGAGGGTTTAACTAGTTTATACGGTGTTGGTATTGCGATTAGCGAGAAGACTTTGTTTTGTCTTAGCCAACCAGAAAAATACAATATTCGGTTTTTAGGAAGAGTGAGGGTGAAAGGAAAAACAGCGCCAGTGGCAGTTTTTGAAGTTTACGATGCCGATCCTGAACCGATGTTGCAACTAAAGACAGAAACTCGCGCTGAATTTGAGGAAGCCGTTTATCTTTATCACCAACAAAAATGGGTGCAAGCGCAAGTAATTTTCCAAGATTTATTGCACAGAAACGAACAAGATAAAGCGGTTAAGCTTTATCTCGATCGCTGCCAACAATGGCAAAAATACGGAATATCTAAGGATTGGGAAGGAATCGAAACTTTAGAGGAAAAATCTTGA
- a CDS encoding rhodanese-like domain-containing protein: MENMQDNVREMQNKVAEGAQTAKEKLSEDIKYSGDKVSEAILNAKEKMPNVTPQPSGMKSQSSAHDLKSRLEWGEPAFTILDVRDREIFNDGHIMGAMPMPMDELVSRAQSSIDVNRDIYVYADSDDQTSQAADMLRGAGFSSVAELKGGLAAWKAVGGPTEGAIESKTPAGADDYNIVDRLKNHAATQK, from the coding sequence ATGGAAAATATGCAAGACAACGTTCGCGAAATGCAAAATAAAGTTGCTGAAGGCGCACAAACCGCTAAGGAAAAGCTATCTGAGGATATTAAATACTCTGGCGATAAAGTTTCCGAAGCGATCCTCAATGCTAAAGAAAAGATGCCTAACGTAACTCCCCAACCTTCGGGAATGAAATCTCAGTCTTCTGCACATGACTTGAAATCTCGTTTGGAATGGGGTGAACCTGCTTTTACGATTTTGGACGTGCGCGATCGCGAAATCTTCAACGACGGACATATCATGGGAGCAATGCCCATGCCGATGGATGAATTGGTAAGTCGCGCCCAGTCTTCGATCGATGTTAATCGGGATATCTACGTTTACGCTGACAGCGATGACCAAACCTCCCAAGCCGCCGATATGCTGCGGGGTGCCGGTTTTAGTTCCGTTGCAGAACTCAAAGGCGGTTTGGCAGCGTGGAAGGCGGTCGGTGGCCCAACGGAAGGCGCGATCGAATCAAAAACTCCAGCTGGCGCTGATGACTACAACATAGTCGATCGGCTAAAAAATCATGCCGCCACTCAGAAATAG